The Synechococcales cyanobacterium T60_A2020_003 genome includes a window with the following:
- the hoxU gene encoding bidirectional hydrogenase complex protein HoxU, with the protein MSVKTLTINDQLISAHENATILDAAREAGIEIPTLCHVEGLSLIGACRLCLVEIGGSPKLQAACVTQVAEGMVVHTQSERLQSYRRMIIELLFAEGNHVCSVCVSNGHCELQDLAIAHGMDHVRFEYQYPERSVDLSHENFGLDHNRCVLCTRCVRVCDEIEGAHTWDLAGRGHNAHVITGMNQPWGDAQSCTSCGKCVNACPTGAIFYRGSTVGEMEHDRAQLEFIMTAQQKRQWVR; encoded by the coding sequence ATGTCTGTCAAAACCCTCACGATTAATGACCAGTTAATTAGCGCCCATGAGAACGCTACGATCCTTGATGCGGCGAGGGAGGCGGGAATTGAAATCCCGACCCTGTGCCACGTTGAGGGGCTGTCGTTGATAGGGGCGTGCCGTTTGTGCTTAGTGGAAATTGGGGGAAGTCCTAAACTCCAAGCGGCCTGTGTTACGCAGGTTGCCGAAGGGATGGTCGTCCATACCCAGTCCGAACGTCTACAGTCCTACCGTCGCATGATCATCGAACTTCTCTTTGCCGAGGGTAATCATGTGTGTTCGGTGTGTGTCTCGAACGGACATTGCGAGCTGCAAGATTTGGCGATCGCCCACGGCATGGATCATGTCCGGTTTGAATACCAGTATCCGGAACGATCCGTAGATCTCTCCCATGAAAACTTCGGACTAGACCACAATCGCTGTGTGCTGTGTACCCGCTGCGTTCGCGTGTGCGATGAGATTGAAGGAGCCCATACGTGGGATTTGGCCGGACGGGGACATAACGCCCACGTGATCACAGGCATGAATCAACCGTGGGGAGATGCCCAAAGCTGCACCTCTTGCGGCAAATGTGTAAACGCTTGTCCGACGGGAGCCATCTTCTACCGAGGATCGACCGTCGGTGAAATGGAGCACGATCGCGCCCAGTTGGAATTCATTATGACCGCTCAGCAAAAACGGCAGTGGGTTCGGTAA
- a CDS encoding CBS domain-containing protein: protein MKASDIMTSDVITIRGIEPVGNAIALMKQHQVRSLIVDRRHPEDAYGIITKTDIITQVAALGKDPKLVRVYEVMTKPCIVVNPDLQVEYVARLFAQHHIQAAPVIAGTLLGVISMTDILTKGSFAEQPYLQQLDQEIQAAIAYAHEICAQKESNPQNCITAWRLVEDLQAERAYYEGISIPKTAFEEYRDTDPQWLSDQDYDAWCSG, encoded by the coding sequence ATGAAAGCGTCAGATATTATGACCAGCGACGTTATTACCATCCGAGGGATTGAGCCTGTAGGGAATGCGATCGCCCTGATGAAACAGCATCAGGTGCGATCGTTAATTGTTGATCGTCGCCATCCAGAGGACGCCTACGGAATCATCACCAAGACCGACATCATTACCCAGGTGGCTGCCCTTGGCAAAGATCCAAAGCTAGTGCGAGTCTACGAAGTGATGACTAAACCCTGCATCGTCGTGAATCCAGATTTGCAAGTTGAATACGTCGCTCGCCTCTTTGCCCAGCATCACATTCAGGCGGCTCCGGTCATTGCCGGGACTCTCTTAGGCGTGATTTCCATGACCGATATTCTCACCAAAGGTAGCTTTGCGGAACAGCCCTATCTTCAGCAACTCGATCAGGAGATTCAAGCGGCGATCGCCTACGCCCATGAGATTTGTGCTCAAAAAGAGAGTAATCCTCAAAATTGTATTACCGCTTGGCGACTTGTTGAAGATCTCCAAGCAGAACGGGCTTACTACGAAGGGATTTCGATCCCAAAAACAGCCTTTGAAGAATATCGCGATACCGATCCCCAATGGCTGAGCGATCAGGATTACGACGCTTGGTGTAGTGGATAG
- the nuoF gene encoding NADH-quinone oxidoreductase subunit NuoF yields MELSELREIANQTKQQRRKTQIRCCTVGGCRSAQSVAVKERLEEAVTDAGLGDSVDVCSVGCMGLCSQGPLVSVESEGAEGVLYTQVRPEQAGLVVATLDSSTSQGEENGLVIGDRSHPFFTRQYPIVLENSGKIDPESIEDYIAADGYQALFRVLREMTPKEVIDTITQSGLRGRGGAGYPTGLKWATVAKMPPGQKYVVCNADEGDPGAFMDRSVLESDPHRVLEGMAIAAYAVGADQGYIYVRGEYPLAIEHLKKAIQQSRRYGLLGSQIFDSPFNVRIDIRIGAGAFVCGEETALIASIEGKRGVPRPRPPYPAESGLWGCPTLINNVETYANIAPIIRKGADWFASIGTEKSKGTKVFSLAGKVENTGLIEVPMGTSLRDIVEVMGGGVPNGGMVKAVQTGGPSGGCVPASEIDTPVDYESLVKLGSIMGSGGMIVMDENDNMVDVARFFMEFCMDESCGKCIPCRAGTVQLYRLLTKIRDGQATSADLEQLETLCDLVKQTSLCGLGQSAPNPVLSTLRYFQQEYLDQVKTS; encoded by the coding sequence ATGGAACTTAGTGAACTACGTGAGATTGCAAACCAAACCAAACAACAACGGCGGAAAACCCAAATTCGATGTTGCACGGTGGGGGGATGTCGTTCTGCCCAATCTGTAGCGGTGAAAGAACGATTAGAAGAAGCCGTGACCGATGCAGGGCTGGGTGACAGTGTAGACGTGTGTAGTGTCGGGTGTATGGGGTTGTGCAGTCAGGGGCCTCTGGTGTCCGTGGAATCGGAAGGCGCAGAGGGAGTGCTCTATACTCAGGTGCGCCCAGAGCAGGCTGGACTCGTGGTTGCTACGCTTGACTCGTCTACGTCTCAGGGTGAAGAGAATGGTTTGGTCATAGGCGATCGCTCCCATCCTTTCTTTACTCGCCAGTATCCCATCGTGCTGGAAAATAGCGGCAAAATAGATCCGGAATCGATCGAAGACTACATTGCGGCAGACGGGTATCAAGCCCTTTTCCGGGTTCTACGGGAAATGACGCCCAAAGAGGTCATAGATACCATTACGCAAAGTGGACTGCGAGGCCGAGGAGGCGCAGGCTATCCCACCGGGTTAAAATGGGCAACCGTCGCTAAAATGCCGCCCGGTCAGAAGTATGTGGTCTGTAACGCCGACGAGGGTGATCCCGGCGCTTTCATGGATCGGAGTGTGTTAGAGAGCGATCCCCATCGAGTTCTAGAAGGAATGGCGATCGCGGCCTATGCAGTCGGAGCCGATCAAGGCTATATCTACGTGCGTGGTGAATATCCCCTAGCCATTGAGCATTTGAAAAAAGCGATCCAGCAATCGCGGCGCTATGGTCTCTTGGGTAGCCAGATCTTTGATTCTCCGTTCAACGTTCGCATTGATATTCGCATTGGGGCTGGAGCCTTTGTATGTGGCGAGGAAACGGCCTTAATCGCATCGATTGAAGGTAAGCGCGGTGTTCCTCGGCCTCGGCCTCCCTACCCCGCCGAATCCGGGCTTTGGGGCTGTCCGACCCTGATCAACAACGTAGAAACCTACGCCAATATTGCTCCGATTATCCGAAAAGGTGCAGATTGGTTTGCATCCATTGGCACGGAAAAGAGCAAAGGCACAAAGGTGTTCTCTCTAGCGGGCAAAGTTGAGAATACGGGACTCATTGAAGTTCCAATGGGCACGTCATTACGAGACATTGTGGAAGTCATGGGCGGGGGGGTTCCCAATGGCGGCATGGTTAAGGCCGTGCAGACGGGAGGCCCCTCTGGTGGCTGTGTTCCTGCCTCCGAAATTGATACCCCTGTGGACTATGAATCCCTGGTGAAACTGGGTTCCATCATGGGATCGGGGGGCATGATCGTGATGGATGAAAACGACAACATGGTCGATGTGGCACGGTTCTTCATGGAATTCTGCATGGATGAATCCTGCGGGAAATGTATTCCTTGTCGTGCAGGGACGGTACAACTCTATCGCCTTTTGACCAAAATTCGGGATGGACAGGCCACCTCAGCCGATTTAGAGCAGCTTGAGACTCTGTGCGATCTGGTCAAACAAACCAGTCTCTGTGGGTTGGGACAATCGGCACCGAATCCAGTTCTGAGTACCTTGCGCTATTTCCAACAGGAGTATTTGGATCAGGTGAAAACATCCTAA
- a CDS encoding oxidoreductase — translation MARIRFATVWMGGCSGCHMSFLDLDEWLMELAQHVDIVFSPLVDVKEYPENVDAVLVEGAIANEEHVEMIRTVRDRTKILIAFGDCAITGNVTALRNPLGVAEPVLTRSYVDNADVNPQIPYHPPILPPLVDRVQPLHALVPVDLYLPGCPPPADRILAAIEPLLAGTVPHLTGRDIKFG, via the coding sequence ATGGCACGCATTCGGTTTGCAACAGTGTGGATGGGGGGCTGCTCCGGTTGCCACATGTCTTTTTTGGACTTAGATGAGTGGCTGATGGAACTCGCTCAACACGTTGATATTGTCTTTAGTCCCCTAGTGGACGTGAAGGAATATCCTGAAAACGTAGATGCGGTTCTCGTCGAAGGGGCGATCGCCAACGAGGAACACGTAGAGATGATTCGCACCGTGCGCGATCGTACTAAAATCCTAATTGCCTTTGGAGATTGTGCGATTACAGGCAACGTGACCGCTCTCCGCAATCCCTTGGGGGTGGCGGAACCTGTGCTTACCCGTTCCTATGTGGACAATGCAGATGTTAATCCGCAAATTCCCTATCATCCACCGATACTGCCTCCACTTGTCGATCGCGTCCAGCCCCTTCATGCCCTTGTCCCGGTCGATCTCTATTTGCCTGGATGTCCACCCCCTGCCGATCGGATCTTAGCTGCGATTGAACCCCTACTAGCAGGAACCGTTCCCCATCTCACGGGTAGAGATATCAAGTTTGGATAG
- the hoxE gene encoding bidirectional hydrogenase complex protein HoxE yields the protein MESSPGITTKPPRSSEHPSGDRRFKMLEATMKRLQYRSDALIEVLHSAQGLFGYLEEDLLLYIAHSLKLPASQVYGVASFYHFFSLKQKGAHTCVICTGTACYVKGAAQILEAVEQKAGIQAGETTANKQFSLGTARCLGACGSAPVVVIDDTVEGMQTPESTLQRIAEYLSDGT from the coding sequence ATGGAGTCATCACCTGGTATAACCACAAAGCCCCCAAGGTCTTCAGAGCATCCAAGTGGCGATCGTCGCTTTAAGATGTTAGAGGCCACTATGAAGCGCTTACAATATCGATCCGATGCGCTGATTGAGGTATTGCACTCGGCTCAGGGGCTTTTTGGGTATCTCGAAGAAGATCTGTTGCTCTACATTGCACATAGTCTGAAGCTTCCGGCCAGTCAGGTTTATGGCGTTGCCAGCTTCTATCATTTCTTCTCCCTGAAACAGAAGGGAGCCCATACCTGTGTCATTTGTACGGGTACAGCCTGCTACGTCAAAGGAGCAGCCCAAATCTTAGAAGCTGTAGAGCAGAAAGCAGGGATTCAGGCCGGAGAGACAACGGCAAACAAACAGTTTTCCCTTGGAACGGCTCGATGCTTGGGAGCCTGTGGCAGTGCGCCTGTGGTGGTTATCGATGACACCGTAGAAGGCATGCAAACCCCAGAATCAACTCTTCAACGGATTGCGGAGTATCTTTCAGATGGAACTTAG
- a CDS encoding universal stress protein: MFHKIVAAVDLSPVSDSIVERALFLAKVSHAQLALFYLFSLEEESNLEALKLNTLEECSYGQGEGMKCYRGHPTADIPSAVDSLPLNFLQTHIKHASVEHVNAEFYICVGNQAGSSICAFAQDWQADLIVLGHRGRSGLAELLLGSVSNYVVHHAPCSVHIVNRQAKSPAERSP; this comes from the coding sequence ATGTTTCACAAAATCGTAGCGGCGGTTGATTTATCTCCGGTGAGCGATTCCATTGTGGAACGAGCGCTCTTTTTGGCAAAGGTCTCTCATGCTCAACTGGCTCTCTTTTATCTGTTTTCTCTGGAAGAGGAGTCTAATCTGGAGGCGCTCAAGCTCAATACCCTGGAGGAGTGTTCCTACGGTCAGGGCGAGGGCATGAAGTGCTACAGAGGCCATCCTACAGCGGATATCCCGTCTGCAGTTGACAGTCTACCGCTCAATTTTTTGCAGACGCATATTAAACATGCATCGGTAGAACACGTAAATGCGGAGTTCTATATCTGTGTTGGCAATCAAGCGGGGTCATCCATCTGTGCCTTTGCCCAAGATTGGCAAGCCGATTTGATTGTATTAGGCCATCGTGGACGATCAGGATTAGCAGAACTATTGCTCGGTAGTGTGAGTAACTATGTGGTTCACCATGCGCCTTGCTCTGTCCACATTGTCAATCGTCAGGCGAAGTCTCCTGCAGAGCGATCGCCCTAA